In Candidatus Eremiobacterota bacterium, one genomic interval encodes:
- a CDS encoding Dyp-type peroxidase, translating to MATGQFGIFSLGDASHGFFEFTLNARADPAGLVGAIASLRPPHTTVGGVNLVVGFRPELWRGVAPDDVPANVTSFENDLRGPDGYVMPATQADLFVWVAAAAYDIVFDLGQTAIATAAPHASLVREATGWSYKHSRDLTGFEDGTENPTLYEAAEVALIDESQPGAGGSVLLFQQWRHDTGAWNALPELAQERVIGRTKDESIELEGAAMPADSHVSRTTLKEGGEELPIFRRNVPYGTVTDHGTLFIGFSKEQHRLQRMLEQMAGADGGPRDALTRYTTPLTGAYYFVPALDALGRFATPEED from the coding sequence ATGGCGACGGGGCAATTCGGCATCTTCTCGCTCGGCGACGCGTCGCACGGGTTCTTCGAGTTCACGCTGAACGCACGCGCCGATCCGGCGGGGCTGGTCGGCGCGATTGCGAGCCTTCGCCCACCGCACACGACGGTCGGCGGCGTGAACCTGGTCGTCGGCTTCCGCCCTGAGTTGTGGCGCGGCGTTGCGCCGGACGACGTGCCGGCGAACGTGACGAGCTTTGAGAACGATCTGCGCGGACCTGACGGCTACGTGATGCCTGCGACCCAGGCCGACCTGTTCGTGTGGGTCGCCGCAGCCGCGTACGACATCGTCTTCGACCTCGGCCAAACGGCGATCGCGACGGCGGCGCCGCACGCGTCGCTGGTGCGCGAGGCGACGGGCTGGTCGTACAAGCACAGCCGCGATCTCACCGGCTTCGAGGACGGCACCGAGAACCCGACCCTCTACGAAGCCGCCGAGGTCGCACTGATCGACGAAAGCCAGCCCGGCGCGGGCGGAAGCGTGCTGCTCTTTCAGCAATGGCGTCACGACACCGGCGCGTGGAACGCGCTTCCCGAGCTCGCGCAAGAGCGTGTCATCGGGCGCACCAAAGACGAGAGCATCGAGCTCGAAGGCGCGGCGATGCCGGCCGATTCGCACGTCTCGCGCACGACGCTCAAAGAGGGTGGCGAGGAGCTGCCGATCTTCCGGCGCAACGTCCCGTACGGCACCGTCACCGATCACGGGACGCTGTTCATCGGGTTCAGCAAGGAGCAGCACCGCTTGCAGCGGATGTTGGAGCAGATGGCCGGCGCGGACGGCGGCCCGCGCGACGCGCTGACGCGCTACACGACGCCGCTGACGGGTGCGTA
- a CDS encoding SDR family NAD(P)-dependent oxidoreductase: MAKPLQGTVALVTGASSGIGEATALALAEQGADVAIAARRVDRLEALAERIRRAGAEVLVLETDVTKEDEARAMVQKTVARFARLDTLVNNAGLMLLGPISDADVTEWLRMLHLNVEGLMFGTHAALPHLLDAAQQEPRRVADIVNISSVAGRVARSGAGVYNATKFAVGAFSESLRQEVTKRHVRVSLVEPGMVATELGSHNRPEILVQLRAGLPIDEPLQATDIADAIVYVITRPRYVTINEVLIRPTQQER, from the coding sequence ATGGCAAAGCCGCTGCAAGGAACCGTTGCGCTCGTCACCGGCGCCAGCTCGGGGATCGGCGAGGCGACCGCGCTCGCTCTCGCCGAGCAAGGCGCCGACGTGGCGATCGCGGCGCGCCGCGTCGACCGGCTCGAAGCGCTCGCCGAGCGCATCCGGCGCGCCGGCGCGGAGGTGCTGGTCCTTGAAACCGATGTCACCAAAGAAGACGAAGCGCGGGCGATGGTGCAGAAGACCGTCGCGCGCTTTGCTCGGCTCGACACGCTGGTCAACAACGCGGGGCTGATGCTGCTCGGCCCGATCTCGGACGCGGACGTCACCGAGTGGCTGCGCATGCTGCACCTCAACGTCGAAGGATTGATGTTCGGCACGCACGCCGCGCTGCCGCACCTGCTCGACGCGGCGCAACAGGAGCCGCGCAGGGTCGCGGACATCGTGAACATCAGCTCGGTCGCGGGCCGTGTCGCGCGCAGCGGCGCGGGCGTCTACAACGCGACGAAGTTCGCGGTCGGCGCGTTCAGCGAATCGCTGCGCCAGGAGGTCACGAAACGTCACGTGCGCGTTTCGCTGGTCGAGCCCGGCATGGTCGCGACCGAGCTGGGCAGCCACAACCGGCCCGAGATTCTGGTGCAGCTGCGCGCGGGGCTGCCGATCGACGAGCCGCTGCAAGCCACTGACATCGCCGACGCGATCGTCTACGTGATTACGCGGCCGCGCTACGTCACGATCAACGAGGTCCTGATCCGCCCGACCCAGCAGGAGCGCTGA